A stretch of DNA from Leptospira bouyouniensis:
ACAATTTGAAAACTTAAAAGCAAAAAAAGTATTCTCTTATATTTTAATCACTTGGAATTTGTTAACAAGTTTGATTGTCTTAGTAATTTTTTATTTTACAAGTGTAGAATTAAGAAAAATTCAAGCCGAAGTGAAAAAAATTGAATCACCGATTGTTGTCGCTACTAACGAATTTATATCTAGTGCTTTTGGATTATCATTAATTGAAAAAAAGGTGATTTGTGTAAGAAACAAAGATTTAGTTCCTTATTTTTATGAGAAATTAAAAGTAACATCAGAAAATGAATTCCAGATAGTAACGGTAGCAAAAGTGACTAAATATATTGCAAACGAACAAGATATTTTTAACGAGTTATCAAAGTCTTCATCCCAATATGGATACCAATGTCAGAATGAAATCAAAGTTGGGAAAATCATGAGTCTCCAATGCAAAAAGATAAAAACAAAATAATTTTTTAAATTTTATTATAACATTGATGTAAAAATAGCAAAAACGATCCAATCTAAATCTCCTTATCCTGTATCTTATTTAGGATAAGGAGAGCAAAATGGCATTCCAAAATATCCAAACTGGAATTATCACTGAAAAATTAATTGAAACAAAGGATTTTTATCAAACCTGGTTAGGTTTAGAAATAAAATTCGAAACAGAATGGTTTATTTTACTATGTTTAAAAAATCGACCTGAAATCGAACTTGCGATAATGGCGCCAAACCAACCACAGGTGAGAAAATCTTACTTTCAAAGGCCGTATCAAAATGCGGGTATGTGGTTTATCTTTGAGACAAAAGATGTAAAAGAAGAATACAGATTAATGAAAGAAAAAAATGCCCCGATCGATTTACAATTAACCGAAGAAGATTGGGGTGATGTCCATTTTACTCTCGTGGATCCAAATGGCATTGGGATTGATATTGTCCAAGAAAGAAATATGAATTAACTAAAAATTACCATTTGATTTCCTAATTTTTAGGAGAGTAAATGGTATTTGTGAAACCAAAACCAAATCTATATCCTGTCTGGAAACAAATAGAGGAACAATTAGATAAAGAATTTGGACTCAATCAAATTGCTTTTCTAACAGGGTATAGTGATTGGCACTTCCATCGTTTTTTTAAAACTATTCAAAAAGAAAACATAAAGTCATACATCAAAAGACTACGCTTAGAAAAAGCAGCGTATGAATTAAAGATTACAAATTTCCCGATTTTAGAAATTGGCATGGAAGCAGGATTTGCATCCCATGAAGCTTTCACTAAGGCATTCAAACGTGTGATCGGCTGCACACCCTCTGAATTTCGAAAAAAACACCAAAAAAAGATTTCAAATGTTAACTTATCCAAACTTGACCTTCCAATCGGATTAACAAAATTCAGCTTCCAAAAGAAAAAAATTTCATCATTTTCTATATTATATATTCGCCATATTGGTGGGTATGATTTGTTACCAGGTCCATTGCCAAATAGCAAAGAGATGATTCAACTTACATCCTTGCTCAAAAAATGGAATGAACTAAATAATGATCATAAATGGATTGGAATCTCTCAAGATGACCCAGAAGTAACACCTAATCAGAAAATTCGTTTTGATCTCGGTTTTACCATTGGAGAAAGCCATCCAGATCTACCGAATGAATTTGGCAAACAAACTATATTAGGAGGTACATATCTACAAGTTCGTTATACTGGAGTTTATGAAAATTTGCCCAATATTTACAA
This window harbors:
- a CDS encoding VOC family protein codes for the protein MAFQNIQTGIITEKLIETKDFYQTWLGLEIKFETEWFILLCLKNRPEIELAIMAPNQPQVRKSYFQRPYQNAGMWFIFETKDVKEEYRLMKEKNAPIDLQLTEEDWGDVHFTLVDPNGIGIDIVQERNMN
- a CDS encoding AraC family transcriptional regulator, which produces MVFVKPKPNLYPVWKQIEEQLDKEFGLNQIAFLTGYSDWHFHRFFKTIQKENIKSYIKRLRLEKAAYELKITNFPILEIGMEAGFASHEAFTKAFKRVIGCTPSEFRKKHQKKISNVNLSKLDLPIGLTKFSFQKKKISSFSILYIRHIGGYDLLPGPLPNSKEMIQLTSLLKKWNELNNDHKWIGISQDDPEVTPNQKIRFDLGFTIGESHPDLPNEFGKQTILGGTYLQVRYTGVYENLPNIYNWILNHYCIASKLKLKNKPPWECYLNPFEKDPKKRITDIYIPLET